The following are encoded in a window of Caloenas nicobarica isolate bCalNic1 chromosome 32, bCalNic1.hap1, whole genome shotgun sequence genomic DNA:
- the LOC136000280 gene encoding olfactory receptor 14J1-like: MSNSSSITQFLLLAFSDTRELQLLHFWLFLGIYLAALLGNGLIITTIACDQHLHTPMYFFLLNLSLLDLGSISITVPKSMANSLWDTRVISYAGFAAQVFFLAFLLGAEYSLLTIMSYDCYVAICKPLHYETLLGSRTCVHMAAAAWASGFLSALLLTANTFSMLLCKGNVLDQFFCEIPQILKLSCSQSYSREAGLLVVCVCLGFGCFVFIVVSYVQILRAVLRIPSEQGQHKAFSTCLPHLAVVSLFVSTAMFAYLKPPSISSSSRDLVVSVLYSVVPPAMNPLIYSMRNQEFKDALWKLVSKCFPKQ, from the coding sequence atgtccaacagcagctccatcacccagttcctcctcctggcattctcagacacacgggagctgcagctcttgcacttctggctcttcctgggcatctacctggctgccctcctgggcaacggcctcatcatcaccaccatagcctgtgaccagcacctccacacccccatgtacttcttcctcctcaacctctccctgctggacctgggctccatctccatcactgtccccaaatccatggccaactctctgtgggataccagggtcatttcctatgcgggatttgctgcccaggtcttctttttagctttcttgttaggtgcagagtattctcttctcaccatcatgtcctacgactgctacgttgccatctgcaaacccctgcactacgagaccctcctgggcagcagaacttgtgtccacatggcagcagctgcctgggccagtgggtttctcagtgctctgctgctcacggccaatacattttcaatgctactctgcaagggcaatgtcctggaccagttcttctgtgaaatcccccagatcctcaagctctcctgctcacagtcctactccagggaagctgggctccttgtggtttgtgtctgtttaggatttgggtgttttgtgttcattgtggtgtcctatgtgcagatcttgagggccgtgctgaggatcccctctgaacagggacagcacaaagccttttccacgtgcctccctcacctggccgtggtctccctgtttgtcagcactgccatgtttgcctacctgaagcccccctccatctcctcttcttcccgtgacctggtggtgtctgttctgtactcggtggtgcctccagcaatgaaccccctcatctacagcatgaggaaccaggagttcaaggatgccctgtggaaactcgtATCTAAGTGTTTTCCgaagcaataa